In the genome of Oligoflexia bacterium, one region contains:
- a CDS encoding transposase translates to MQKRIPKETKEEILEKVKNGEKVSELAPQYGISDKTIYNWLKAQVKPEINLMEWNKLKRENEDLKQIIGLVTLELERSKKKKGHKASK, encoded by the coding sequence ATGCAAAAACGAATTCCCAAAGAAACCAAGGAGGAAATCCTTGAGAAAGTTAAAAACGGAGAAAAAGTATCAGAGCTTGCACCACAATATGGAATTTCAGACAAGACCATATACAATTGGCTGAAAGCACAGGTAAAACCTGAGATCAACCTAATGGAATGGAATAAGCTCAAGCGAGAGAATGAGGATTTAAAACAGATCATAGGACTGGTAACTCTCGAACTTGAGAGGTCAAAAAAAAAGAAAGGTCATAAAGCAAGCAAATAA
- a CDS encoding IS982 family transposase, translating to MNTLTNRHQIVTTFSIFDDLSAHLKLNKQLSGRKPSLTLAELATISLIRSEYNIGNWKGLYKLIKTCYSKEFKLPSYKSFVLLMRQSAKQIILLLEALFQINRKKSGTIKLIDSTPLPVCHNKRIFKHKTMERLASRKKSTMGWFYGLKLHAMTDIEGNILYIKFTTAKVDDRQALDQLLEKLEQSIIVADGGYVSKKLEEKALKNGNKLLACARKNMGKMTTFLDNCLLNLRPRIETLFSVLKVRYGLVTSLPRSEEGYFAHYIHVIFGYVFNKSLIS from the coding sequence ATGAATACTTTAACAAATCGTCATCAAATTGTAACTACTTTTAGTATTTTTGATGACTTATCTGCACATTTAAAATTAAATAAACAATTATCTGGAAGAAAGCCAAGCTTAACTTTGGCTGAATTAGCAACTATTTCCCTTATTCGTAGTGAATACAATATTGGCAATTGGAAAGGCTTGTATAAGCTAATCAAAACATGTTATTCAAAAGAGTTTAAGCTTCCCAGTTACAAAAGCTTTGTTCTTCTCATGAGACAAAGCGCTAAGCAGATTATTCTCTTACTAGAAGCTTTATTTCAAATAAATCGTAAAAAGTCAGGAACTATCAAGTTAATTGATTCTACTCCTTTACCTGTCTGTCATAATAAAAGAATATTCAAGCACAAGACTATGGAGAGATTAGCAAGTAGAAAGAAATCAACTATGGGTTGGTTTTATGGATTAAAGCTACATGCTATGACTGATATTGAAGGGAATATTTTATACATCAAATTTACTACAGCGAAAGTTGATGATCGGCAAGCTTTAGATCAATTACTTGAGAAATTAGAACAATCAATCATTGTAGCAGACGGTGGCTATGTTTCTAAAAAGTTAGAAGAGAAAGCTCTGAAAAATGGGAACAAATTACTTGCTTGTGCTCGTAAGAATATGGGTAAAATGACTACATTTCTAGACAATTGTTTACTTAATCTGAGACCTAGAATTGAAACATTATTTTCAGTTTTAAAGGTGCGGTATGGCTTAGTTACCTCTCTTCCAAGGTCGGAAGAGGGTTACTTTGCTCATTATATCCACGTCATATTTGGATATGTTTTTAACAAATCTTTAATTTCGTAA